In Asanoa sp. WMMD1127, one genomic interval encodes:
- a CDS encoding energy-coupling factor transporter transmembrane component T: MTLTAVMTRSDAPLARRNPVAKLVAATVFALGVLATLDPLTPALAIAAELVLLPLFGVRYSALLRRGWPLLLSVFGVVLTTILFGANRGGDTVLALGPLDVTTGVLTVALGLALRLVALALPGIMVFTTTDPTDLADALVQNAKAPARFAIGTLAAFRLVPLLGQEWQALRMARRARGIDTGGNPVAAARLFASAVFALLVGAIRRGTRLATAMDARGFDSGTPRTHARLQRITRADWLFVAGAVLLTAAILTVSIATGTFRPVLG; this comes from the coding sequence ATGACGCTGACCGCGGTGATGACCCGCTCCGACGCGCCGCTGGCCCGCCGCAACCCGGTCGCCAAGCTGGTCGCCGCCACCGTGTTCGCGCTCGGTGTCCTGGCGACCCTCGACCCACTGACCCCCGCGCTGGCCATCGCCGCGGAGCTCGTGCTGCTGCCGTTGTTCGGGGTCCGCTACAGCGCCCTGCTGCGCCGCGGCTGGCCGCTGCTGCTGTCGGTGTTCGGCGTCGTGCTGACCACCATCCTGTTCGGCGCGAACCGGGGCGGCGACACAGTTCTCGCGCTCGGCCCGCTCGACGTGACCACCGGCGTGCTGACTGTCGCATTAGGACTCGCGCTGCGCCTGGTGGCATTGGCGCTGCCCGGCATCATGGTGTTCACCACCACGGATCCCACCGACCTGGCCGACGCGCTGGTGCAGAACGCCAAGGCGCCGGCCCGGTTCGCGATCGGCACGCTGGCCGCGTTCCGCCTCGTGCCGTTGCTCGGGCAGGAGTGGCAGGCGCTGCGGATGGCCCGGCGGGCGCGCGGCATCGACACGGGCGGCAACCCCGTGGCGGCGGCGCGGTTGTTCGCCTCGGCCGTGTTCGCGTTGCTGGTCGGCGCGATCCGGCGGGGCACCCGGCTGGCGACCGCGATGGACGCGCGGGGCTTCGACAGCGGCACGCCGCGTACGCACGCCCGCCTGCAGCGGATCACCCGTGCCGACTGGCTGTTCGTGGCCGGCGCCGTGCTGCTGACCGCCGCGATCCTCACCGTGAGCATCGCCACGGGTACGTTCCGCCCCGTTCTCGGTTAA
- a CDS encoding ABC transporter ATP-binding protein, which produces MSAVELRGFGWRHAGRKAWAVRGVDLRVERGERVLLLGPSGAGKSTLLAALAGLLADDSGEREGIAEIDGLDTRKARERVGIVFQDPATQLVMSRVGDDVAFGLENRGVPRDEIWPRVTEALAAVGLDQPLDRSTHALSGGEQQRLALAGALALRPDLLLLDEPTANLDPAGAALVRASLRDAVSRDTTVIMVEHRLEPIVPLVDRVVVLAPGGGVVASGPPAVVFGRHGAALAADGIWVPGQPLPPPRLAAAAPGEMLVTADGVALAPRLAPTDLAVCTGEAVAVLGPNGVGKSTLALLLGGLLAPSGGRVVASSVLAGADARRPPHRWRAADLTARIGSVFQDPEHQFVASTVRDELAVGPRRLGRPLTVVDDLLARLRLDHLARANPYTLSGGEARRLSVATALASAPRLLLLDEPTFGQDRRTWIELVALLADLRDEGHGVCAVTHDAAFVDALADRRLELAP; this is translated from the coding sequence GTGAGCGCCGTCGAACTGCGCGGCTTCGGCTGGCGGCACGCCGGCCGCAAGGCGTGGGCGGTGCGCGGGGTCGACCTGCGCGTCGAGCGCGGCGAGCGGGTGCTGCTGCTGGGTCCGTCCGGGGCCGGCAAGAGCACCCTGCTGGCCGCCCTGGCCGGCCTGCTCGCCGACGACTCCGGTGAGCGCGAGGGCATCGCCGAGATCGACGGCCTGGACACCCGTAAGGCGCGGGAACGGGTCGGCATCGTCTTCCAGGACCCGGCGACCCAGCTGGTGATGTCGCGGGTCGGCGACGACGTGGCGTTCGGCCTCGAGAACCGGGGCGTCCCCCGAGACGAGATCTGGCCGCGGGTCACCGAGGCGCTGGCCGCGGTCGGCCTCGACCAGCCGCTGGACCGGTCCACCCATGCGCTCTCGGGCGGCGAGCAGCAGCGGCTCGCGCTGGCCGGCGCCCTCGCGCTGCGGCCGGACCTGCTGTTGCTCGACGAGCCGACGGCCAACCTGGACCCGGCCGGCGCGGCGCTGGTGCGGGCGTCGTTGCGCGACGCGGTGTCCCGGGACACCACCGTGATCATGGTCGAGCACCGGCTCGAGCCGATCGTGCCGCTGGTCGACCGGGTCGTCGTGCTGGCCCCCGGCGGTGGCGTGGTCGCGTCGGGGCCGCCGGCCGTCGTCTTCGGTCGGCACGGCGCGGCGCTGGCGGCCGACGGCATCTGGGTGCCGGGGCAGCCGCTGCCACCGCCTCGGCTGGCCGCCGCCGCGCCCGGCGAGATGCTGGTCACCGCCGACGGGGTGGCGCTGGCCCCGCGGCTGGCCCCGACCGATCTCGCGGTGTGCACCGGCGAGGCGGTGGCTGTGCTCGGGCCCAACGGCGTGGGCAAGTCGACGCTGGCCTTGCTGCTCGGCGGGTTGCTCGCGCCCAGCGGCGGTCGGGTGGTCGCCTCGTCGGTGCTGGCCGGCGCGGACGCTCGCCGGCCACCGCACCGCTGGCGGGCCGCCGACCTGACGGCCCGCATCGGCTCGGTGTTCCAGGATCCGGAGCACCAGTTCGTGGCGTCTACGGTCCGGGACGAGCTGGCCGTGGGGCCGCGCCGGCTCGGCCGCCCGCTGACGGTGGTCGACGACCTGCTGGCCCGGCTGCGACTCGACCATCTCGCGCGGGCCAACCCGTACACCCTGTCGGGTGGTGAGGCGCGGCGGCTGAGCGTGGCGACGGCGCTCGCGTCGGCGCCCCGCCTCCTGCTGCTCGACGAGCCGACCTTCGGGCAGGACCGGCGCACCTGGATCGAGCTGGTCGCGCTGCTGGCCGACCTGCGCGACGAGGGACACGGGGTGTGCGCGGTGACGCACGACGCGGCGTTCGTCGACGCGCTGGCCGACCGGCGGCTGGAGCTGGCGCCATGA
- a CDS encoding ECF transporter S component: MASHRWRTVDIVVAAVLGVAFGVVFWAWGLLYNGPADAIPLPARTLLYGVWLLPAVLGALVVRKPGAAFFTETVAALVSVALGTTWGWTLVLQGPLEGLGAELVFALFAYRVYRLPVAALAGAAAGLVAALYDVIYWYPGNSWGTFGVPYLALTAASSLVIAGGGAWLLTRSLANTGVLDRFPAGRERAAV; this comes from the coding sequence ATGGCATCACACCGCTGGCGTACGGTCGACATCGTCGTCGCCGCCGTGCTGGGCGTCGCGTTCGGCGTCGTGTTCTGGGCCTGGGGCCTGCTCTACAACGGACCCGCCGACGCGATCCCGCTGCCCGCGCGCACGCTGCTCTACGGCGTCTGGCTGCTGCCCGCCGTGCTCGGCGCGCTGGTCGTCCGCAAGCCCGGCGCCGCGTTCTTCACCGAGACCGTCGCCGCGCTGGTGTCGGTCGCGCTCGGCACCACGTGGGGTTGGACCCTGGTGCTCCAGGGCCCGCTGGAAGGGCTCGGCGCCGAGCTCGTCTTCGCGCTGTTCGCCTACCGCGTCTACCGGCTGCCGGTGGCCGCCCTCGCCGGCGCGGCGGCCGGACTGGTGGCCGCGCTCTACGACGTCATCTACTGGTACCCCGGCAACTCGTGGGGCACCTTCGGCGTCCCGTACCTGGCGCTCACCGCGGCCAGCTCCCTGGTCATCGCCGGCGGCGGCGCCTGGCTGCTGACCCGGTCGCTGGCCAACACCGGCGTCCTCGACCGGTTCCCGGCCGGTCGCGAACGCGCGGCGGTCTGA
- a CDS encoding alpha/beta hydrolase gives MRIETRGLSFEVAEGGPPGGPPVLLLHGFPTNRHAWAGVTPLLTAAGLRTFAVDQRGYSPGARPSGVDAYRQAECVADAVAFVDELAGGRADVVGHDFGAFVAWQLAAAHPERVRSLTAVSVPHPAAFAHALLTDADQQRRSSYIDLFRTVGKAEHVLTRDGGAGLRTVLAGVGDQVEVFAAPLLEPGALTAALNWYRALVIEELAKVGPVERPTTYVWGDRDVAVGQVAATGAGDHVTGDYRFLPLPGVDHWITERQPEVLAQAILTRIADAS, from the coding sequence ATGCGGATCGAGACGCGGGGGCTCAGTTTCGAGGTCGCCGAGGGTGGTCCGCCCGGTGGCCCGCCGGTGCTCCTGCTGCACGGCTTTCCGACCAACCGGCACGCCTGGGCCGGCGTGACCCCGCTCCTCACCGCGGCCGGCCTGCGCACGTTCGCGGTCGACCAGCGCGGCTACTCGCCGGGCGCCCGGCCCAGCGGCGTCGACGCGTACCGCCAGGCCGAATGTGTCGCCGACGCCGTCGCGTTCGTCGACGAGCTGGCCGGCGGCCGGGCCGACGTGGTCGGGCACGACTTCGGCGCGTTCGTCGCCTGGCAGCTCGCCGCCGCGCACCCCGAGCGCGTCCGCTCGCTGACCGCCGTCTCGGTGCCCCACCCGGCCGCCTTCGCGCACGCCCTGCTGACCGACGCCGACCAGCAACGGCGCTCGTCCTACATCGACCTGTTCCGGACCGTCGGCAAGGCCGAGCACGTGCTCACCCGCGACGGCGGCGCCGGCCTGCGCACGGTGCTCGCGGGCGTCGGCGACCAGGTGGAGGTGTTCGCCGCGCCGCTGCTGGAGCCGGGCGCGCTGACGGCGGCCCTCAACTGGTACCGCGCCCTGGTGATCGAGGAGCTGGCCAAGGTCGGCCCGGTCGAGCGGCCGACGACGTACGTCTGGGGTGACCGGGACGTCGCCGTCGGGCAGGTCGCGGCCACCGGCGCCGGCGACCACGTGACCGGCGACTACCGCTTCCTGCCGCTGCCCGGTGTCGACCACTGGATCACCGAACGACAGCCCGAGGTGCTGGCCCAGGCGATCCTCACCCGGATCGCGGACGCCTCGTGA
- a CDS encoding AAC(3) family N-acetyltransferase: MTSHPAEAAERLPHTRESLAADLTALGVRPGSTLLVHASLKPVGYVAGGPQALVLALRDVLGPDGTLVVPTHTPDNSDPAEWQNPPVPPGWWSVIREHMPGFDPAVTPSRWMGAVAELVRTWPDAQRSDHPQVSFAALGRLATEVVYGQPRSGMLGPDSPLGKIYGLDGDVLLLGVGHESNTSLHLAEYRQPTPPTARLGAAVLTPDGGREWVWWDDVDLDEGDFELLGADFDATGVVRSGRVGGALSRLMSQRAAVDFAERWLAENRK; this comes from the coding sequence GTGACCAGCCACCCCGCCGAGGCCGCCGAACGGCTGCCGCACACCCGCGAGTCGCTCGCCGCCGACCTGACGGCGCTCGGCGTGCGGCCCGGTTCGACGCTGCTCGTGCACGCCTCGCTCAAGCCGGTCGGCTACGTCGCCGGCGGGCCGCAGGCGTTGGTGCTCGCGCTGCGTGACGTGCTCGGTCCCGACGGGACGCTGGTCGTGCCGACCCACACGCCCGACAACTCCGACCCGGCCGAGTGGCAGAACCCGCCCGTACCGCCGGGGTGGTGGTCCGTGATCCGCGAGCACATGCCCGGCTTCGACCCGGCCGTGACGCCGAGCCGGTGGATGGGCGCGGTCGCCGAGCTCGTCCGCACCTGGCCGGACGCGCAGCGCAGCGACCACCCGCAGGTCTCGTTCGCGGCGCTGGGCCGGCTGGCCACCGAGGTGGTCTACGGGCAGCCGCGATCCGGCATGCTCGGGCCCGACTCGCCGCTGGGCAAGATCTACGGGCTGGACGGCGACGTGCTGCTGCTCGGCGTCGGCCACGAGTCCAACACCTCGCTGCACCTGGCCGAATATCGTCAGCCGACCCCGCCGACGGCCCGGCTCGGCGCGGCGGTGCTGACCCCCGACGGCGGCCGCGAGTGGGTCTGGTGGGACGACGTCGACCTCGACGAGGGCGACTTCGAGCTGCTCGGCGCCGACTTCGACGCGACCGGCGTGGTCCGGTCGGGACGGGTCGGCGGCGCGCTCAGCCGGCTCATGTCGCAACGGGCCGCAGTCGATTTCGCCGAGCGCTGGCTGGCCGAGAACCGCAAGTAG
- a CDS encoding NAD(P)/FAD-dependent oxidoreductase, translating to MTNFSVAVVGGGLGGLALAHGLRRAGITVDVYERTRERTDWLQGYRIHINPAGAGAMHHCLPPAGWQSFLDTVSVGDGGFGFLTDQATELIGLADDEINDPAAAPPDRHYGVSRIRLREVLLDGLDDVVHLGRELTRYELTGDRVTAHFADGGTATADILVGADGANSRVRGQLLPHAHRVDTGVIAVAGRFALDGASAADLPAALTDRANLVVPRGRGSLFTAVWRGAGAADHAIWGFSDAADRFPADVTTLDGAALRQVVRDRMTGWSPAFHHLVGRSDPATVHALRVRSAAPVDPWPTGRVTLLGDAIHNMTPMAGVGANTALRDADLLRRELIAARAGERPLVDAIGRYEREMLRYGFAAVRQSLRNAEQAAHSTALGRAGFRTMLRLTAAVPPLRRGMARRLGS from the coding sequence ATGACGAACTTCTCCGTAGCGGTGGTCGGCGGCGGCCTCGGCGGCCTCGCGCTCGCTCACGGCCTGCGCCGGGCCGGCATCACCGTCGACGTCTACGAGCGGACCCGGGAGCGCACCGACTGGCTGCAGGGCTACCGCATCCACATCAACCCCGCCGGGGCCGGCGCCATGCACCACTGCCTTCCGCCGGCCGGCTGGCAGTCGTTCCTCGACACCGTCTCGGTCGGCGACGGCGGCTTCGGCTTCCTCACCGACCAGGCCACCGAGCTGATCGGCCTCGCCGACGACGAGATCAACGACCCTGCCGCCGCGCCCCCGGACCGGCATTACGGCGTCAGCCGCATCCGGCTCCGGGAGGTCCTCCTCGACGGGCTCGACGACGTGGTGCACCTCGGCCGCGAGCTCACCCGCTACGAGCTGACCGGCGACCGCGTCACGGCGCACTTCGCGGACGGCGGCACGGCGACCGCCGACATCCTGGTCGGCGCCGACGGCGCGAACTCGCGGGTACGCGGCCAGCTTCTCCCGCACGCGCACCGGGTCGACACGGGCGTGATCGCGGTGGCGGGCCGGTTCGCGCTCGACGGGGCGAGTGCCGCCGACCTCCCCGCCGCCCTGACCGACCGGGCGAACCTCGTCGTCCCGCGCGGTCGCGGCTCGCTGTTCACCGCCGTCTGGCGCGGCGCCGGCGCGGCCGACCACGCCATCTGGGGATTCTCCGACGCGGCCGACCGGTTCCCGGCGGACGTGACCACGCTCGACGGGGCGGCGTTGCGGCAGGTCGTGCGGGACCGGATGACGGGCTGGTCACCGGCCTTCCACCACCTGGTCGGGCGCAGCGACCCGGCCACCGTCCACGCGCTGCGGGTGCGGAGCGCCGCGCCCGTCGACCCGTGGCCGACCGGCCGGGTCACCCTGCTCGGCGACGCCATCCACAACATGACGCCGATGGCCGGTGTCGGGGCGAACACCGCGCTGCGCGACGCCGACCTCCTCCGCCGCGAGCTGATCGCCGCCCGCGCCGGCGAACGGCCACTGGTCGACGCGATCGGGCGCTACGAGCGCGAGATGCTCCGCTACGGGTTCGCGGCCGTGCGGCAGTCGCTGCGCAACGCCGAGCAGGCCGCCCACTCGACCGCACTCGGTCGGGCCGGCTTCCGGACGATGCTGCGGCTGACGGCGGCCGTGCCGCCGCTGCGCCGCGGGATGGCCCGCCGGCTCGGCTCCTGA
- a CDS encoding TetR/AcrR family transcriptional regulator — MVESRPRRSPAGPERKRDAERTRERILDAALVEFGEHGFAGARVGAIARRAGANQQLISYYFDGKEGLYRALVERWRTISAGVNQADAPLDEVLTAFAAVGEAQRHWVRLLVWQALEGNQEEGGSAYRRMMVDDLRRRQAAGEVAADLDPAFLLLALFGAALAPTLLRHFAEDFTGLAVDSPEFRARYADQLKRIVARLG, encoded by the coding sequence ATGGTTGAGTCGCGTCCTCGCCGGTCGCCGGCCGGGCCCGAGCGCAAGCGGGACGCCGAGCGCACCCGGGAACGGATCCTCGACGCGGCGCTGGTGGAGTTCGGCGAGCACGGCTTCGCCGGGGCCCGGGTGGGTGCGATCGCCCGCCGGGCCGGCGCCAACCAGCAGTTGATCTCCTACTACTTCGACGGCAAGGAAGGGCTCTACCGGGCGCTGGTGGAGCGCTGGCGGACGATCAGCGCCGGCGTCAACCAGGCCGACGCGCCGCTCGACGAGGTGCTGACCGCGTTCGCCGCGGTGGGCGAGGCGCAGCGGCACTGGGTCCGGCTGCTCGTCTGGCAGGCGCTGGAGGGCAACCAGGAGGAGGGCGGGTCCGCGTACCGCCGGATGATGGTCGACGACCTGCGCCGGCGGCAGGCCGCGGGCGAGGTCGCGGCGGACCTGGACCCGGCGTTCCTCCTGCTCGCCCTCTTCGGCGCGGCGCTGGCGCCGACCCTGCTGCGGCACTTCGCCGAGGACTTCACCGGACTGGCCGTCGATTCGCCGGAGTTCCGTGCCCGGTACGCCGACCAGCTGAAGCGCATCGTCGCCCGGCTGGGCTGA
- a CDS encoding DUF6328 family protein — MGDETPKQRWDRNFNDLLQELRVAQTGVQILFAFLLTLPFSNGFPRTTDFQRNTYLVSLLAAAGATALIIAPVAFHQGLFRQGRKPELVRFGHRMATAGLTFLLVSIVSAVLLVTDFIASRTVALVLSGITALFLLTFWAVLPWARRDWGEPDETEAEITRRREHPEEF; from the coding sequence ATGGGCGACGAGACGCCGAAGCAGCGGTGGGACCGCAACTTCAACGACCTGCTGCAGGAGCTGCGGGTCGCGCAGACCGGCGTCCAGATCCTGTTCGCCTTCCTGCTGACGCTGCCGTTCAGCAACGGCTTCCCGCGTACGACGGACTTCCAGCGCAACACCTATCTCGTGTCGCTGCTGGCCGCGGCCGGCGCCACGGCGCTGATCATAGCGCCGGTGGCGTTCCACCAGGGACTGTTCCGGCAGGGGCGCAAGCCGGAGCTGGTCCGCTTCGGCCACCGGATGGCCACGGCCGGGCTGACGTTCCTGTTGGTCTCGATCGTCAGCGCCGTGCTGCTGGTCACCGACTTCATCGCGTCGCGGACCGTCGCGCTGGTGCTCAGCGGCATCACCGCCCTCTTCCTCCTCACCTTCTGGGCCGTACTGCCCTGGGCGCGCCGCGACTGGGGTGAGCCGGACGAGACTGAGGCGGAGATCACCCGACGCCGGGAGCACCCTGAGGAGTTCTAG
- a CDS encoding acyl-CoA dehydrogenase family protein — MPQEAGTVSYQESREVAEASRETDWAKPSFGKELFLGRLRLDLIDPWPQPDPIRAAKGAEFVKKLNAYVRSEVDGERIEREDRIPDEVFHGLARLGAFGMKIDEKYGGLGLTNLDYARSLMLAGSVSPAIGALLSAHQSIGVPQPLKLFGTAEQKRRYLPRLAAGEVSAFLLTEPDVGSDPARLGTIAEPVEGGYKLNGVKLWATNGTVATLLVVMARVPKSEGRRGGITAFVVEGDSPGITIERRNSFMGLRGLENSVTRFHDVFVPSDQMIGGEGRGLKIALTTLNTGRLSLPAMCVGAGKWCLSVARQWSAERVQWGRPVGDHEAIAQKLAFMAATTYGMETMLNLCCMLADDDRNDIRIEAALVKLYASEMAWKIADELVQVRGGRGYESASSMEARGERAVATEQILRDLRINRIFEGSTEIMHLLIAREAVDAHLSVAGDIIDPKADLGRKAKAGARATAFYARWLPGLTVGKGQNPSAFNEYGPLAQHLRFVERAARKLARSTFYGMSRWQARMEDREVFLGRIVDIGAELFAMAAVCVRANAERELRPEGMELADLFCKQAKVRAEALFTALWDNTDAIDAKAAKRILDGRYAWLEEGVVHPESDLPWVAAWQPGPSTTEDVRRRVPPAG, encoded by the coding sequence CTGCCGCAGGAGGCAGGGACGGTTTCCTACCAGGAGTCACGTGAGGTCGCCGAGGCGTCCCGCGAGACGGACTGGGCCAAGCCGAGCTTCGGCAAAGAGTTGTTCCTGGGCCGCCTGCGGCTCGACCTGATCGACCCGTGGCCGCAACCCGACCCGATCCGGGCCGCCAAGGGCGCGGAGTTCGTCAAGAAACTCAACGCGTACGTGCGCAGCGAGGTCGACGGCGAGCGCATCGAACGCGAGGACCGGATCCCGGACGAGGTGTTCCACGGCCTGGCCCGGCTCGGCGCGTTCGGCATGAAGATCGACGAGAAGTACGGCGGCCTCGGCCTGACCAACCTCGACTACGCGCGCAGCCTGATGCTGGCCGGCTCGGTCAGCCCGGCGATCGGCGCGCTGCTGTCGGCGCACCAGTCGATCGGTGTGCCGCAGCCGCTCAAGCTGTTCGGCACCGCCGAGCAGAAACGCCGCTACCTGCCGCGACTGGCCGCCGGCGAGGTGTCCGCGTTCCTGCTCACCGAGCCCGACGTCGGCTCCGACCCGGCCCGTCTCGGCACGATCGCCGAGCCGGTCGAGGGCGGCTACAAGCTCAACGGCGTCAAGCTCTGGGCCACCAACGGCACCGTCGCCACGCTGCTCGTGGTGATGGCGCGGGTGCCGAAGTCCGAGGGCCGGCGCGGCGGCATCACGGCGTTCGTCGTCGAGGGCGACTCGCCGGGCATCACCATCGAGCGCCGCAACAGCTTCATGGGCCTGCGCGGCCTGGAAAACAGCGTGACCCGGTTCCACGACGTCTTCGTGCCGTCCGACCAGATGATCGGCGGCGAGGGCCGCGGCCTCAAGATCGCGCTGACCACGCTGAACACCGGCCGGCTGTCGCTGCCCGCGATGTGTGTCGGCGCCGGCAAGTGGTGCCTCAGCGTGGCCCGGCAGTGGTCCGCGGAGCGGGTCCAGTGGGGCCGGCCGGTCGGCGACCACGAGGCCATCGCGCAGAAGCTGGCCTTCATGGCGGCGACCACGTACGGCATGGAGACCATGCTCAACCTCTGCTGCATGCTCGCCGACGACGACCGCAACGACATCCGCATCGAGGCGGCGCTGGTCAAGCTCTACGCGAGCGAGATGGCGTGGAAGATCGCCGACGAGCTGGTGCAGGTACGCGGCGGTCGCGGCTACGAGTCCGCCTCGTCGATGGAGGCCCGCGGCGAACGCGCGGTCGCCACCGAACAGATCCTCCGCGACCTGCGGATCAACCGGATCTTCGAGGGCTCGACCGAGATCATGCACCTCCTGATCGCCCGCGAGGCGGTCGACGCCCACCTCTCCGTGGCCGGCGACATCATCGACCCCAAGGCCGACCTGGGCCGCAAGGCCAAGGCGGGCGCCCGCGCCACGGCGTTCTACGCTCGCTGGCTCCCCGGCCTGACGGTGGGCAAGGGGCAGAACCCGTCGGCCTTCAACGAGTACGGCCCGTTGGCGCAGCACCTGCGCTTCGTCGAGCGGGCGGCGCGCAAGCTGGCCCGGTCGACGTTCTACGGCATGTCGCGCTGGCAGGCGCGGATGGAGGACCGCGAGGTCTTCCTCGGCCGCATCGTCGACATCGGGGCGGAGCTCTTCGCGATGGCGGCGGTCTGCGTGCGGGCCAACGCCGAGCGGGAACTGCGGCCCGAGGGCATGGAGCTGGCGGACCTGTTCTGCAAGCAGGCCAAGGTACGCGCGGAGGCCCTGTTCACCGCCCTCTGGGACAACACGGACGCCATCGACGCGAAGGCGGCGAAGCGCATCCTCGACGGGCGCTACGCCTGGCTCGAGGAGGGCGTCGTGCACCCGGAGAGCGACCTGCCCTGGGTCGCCGCCTGGCAGCCGGGCCCGTCGACGACGGAAGACGTCCGGCGGCGGGTGCCACCGGCCGGCTGA
- a CDS encoding DedA family protein, producing the protein MDGFLDFLDPFITSPWVYGVVFALAALDAFLPIVPSEATLITAGVFAASGEPNVLLVILAGGAGAMAGDHISYAIGRAGGENVIRRIPEGTRRAKTFAWVRELLFAHGGVALVIARYIPGGRTAITLTTGAIDYPRRKFTFFDAIACFSWATYTTLLGFLGGSAFQDSPLLGLALGFGIALAVAGLAELIQWLRHRRRPPRTPAEETVAAGSHLDGRSD; encoded by the coding sequence ATGGATGGCTTCTTAGACTTCCTTGATCCGTTCATCACGTCGCCGTGGGTTTACGGCGTGGTGTTCGCGTTGGCGGCTCTCGACGCGTTTCTGCCGATCGTGCCCAGTGAGGCCACGCTGATCACCGCGGGCGTCTTCGCGGCCAGCGGCGAGCCCAACGTGCTTCTGGTGATCCTCGCCGGTGGGGCCGGGGCGATGGCCGGCGACCACATCTCCTACGCGATCGGCCGGGCCGGCGGGGAGAACGTGATCAGGCGGATACCCGAGGGCACGCGGCGGGCCAAGACCTTCGCCTGGGTACGCGAGCTGCTGTTCGCACACGGCGGCGTCGCGCTGGTGATCGCCCGCTACATCCCGGGTGGGCGGACGGCGATCACCCTCACGACCGGGGCGATCGACTATCCGCGGCGGAAGTTCACCTTCTTCGACGCGATCGCCTGCTTCTCGTGGGCGACCTATACGACGCTGCTCGGCTTCCTGGGCGGTTCCGCCTTCCAGGACAGCCCGCTGCTCGGGCTCGCGCTCGGCTTCGGCATCGCGCTGGCCGTGGCCGGCCTGGCCGAGCTGATCCAGTGGCTGCGCCATCGCCGCCGGCCGCCCCGCACCCCGGCCGAGGAGACCGTCGCCGCCGGCAGCCACCTCGACGGCCGTTCCGACTGA
- a CDS encoding dihydrofolate reductase family protein: MRKLTYAMNVTLDGYIAAPGDDLGWSGGDGPDSSPNDEFFQFWSDRVAATGLALYGRKLWEEMSSSWPTADQQPGVTPAAAEFARRWRDMPKVVFSSTTSTVDWNTRLVTGDAVAEISRLKAEDGGPMDIGGATLAGAAMRAGLIDEYLLVTSPVLVGGGTPFFTALDSWVNLTLAETRTFPGGILLTRYETRR, from the coding sequence ATGCGGAAACTGACTTACGCCATGAATGTGACCCTCGACGGCTACATCGCCGCGCCCGGGGACGATCTCGGGTGGAGTGGGGGTGACGGGCCGGACTCGTCGCCGAACGACGAGTTCTTCCAGTTCTGGTCCGACCGGGTGGCGGCGACGGGGCTCGCGCTGTACGGGCGCAAGTTGTGGGAGGAGATGAGTTCCAGCTGGCCGACCGCCGACCAGCAGCCCGGCGTCACACCTGCGGCGGCCGAGTTCGCCCGGCGCTGGCGCGACATGCCCAAGGTGGTGTTCTCCTCGACGACCAGCACGGTCGACTGGAACACCCGCCTGGTCACCGGCGACGCGGTCGCGGAGATCAGCCGGCTCAAGGCCGAGGACGGCGGCCCCATGGACATCGGCGGCGCGACGCTCGCCGGGGCGGCCATGCGGGCCGGGCTGATCGACGAGTACCTCCTGGTCACCTCGCCGGTCCTGGTGGGCGGCGGCACGCCGTTCTTCACCGCGCTGGACAGTTGGGTGAACCTGACCCTGGCGGAGACCCGGACGTTTCCCGGCGGCATCCTGCTGACCCGCTACGAGACGAGGCGATGA